Within Streptomyces sp. NBC_00704, the genomic segment CTCGTCATGCAGTCGCTGGACAACTCGCTGACCACCTACCTGAAACCGGCGGGCGTCGGCAAGGGCCTGCTGACCGCGCGGCAGGGCCACGGCGCTCCCAACCCCAAGCAGATCAGGGCCGCTTCGCAGGCCGCCTCCGTGATCGCCGCCGACATCAACGGCTTCGCCGGCTCCAACGTGGGCGAGCTGATGGGCACCCCGCTCACCGCGCACTTCCTCGGCGGCTGCCCGATCGGCGACTCCCGCGAGACCGGCGTCATCGACCCCTACCACCGGCTCTACGGCCACCCCGGCATCTCCGTCGTCGACGGCGCCGCGGTCTCGGCGAACCTCGGGGTGAACCCGTCGCTCACCATCACCGCCCAGGCGGAGCGGGCCATGTCGTACTGGCCGAACAAGGGTGAGACGGACCCCCGTCCGGCGCAGGGCGCGGCGTACGAGCGGCTGAAGCCGGTCGAGCCGGTCAGTCCCGCGGTGCCCGCGGAGGCGTTCGGCGCGCTGCGCCTGCCGTTCCTGGGCATGCCGGCGGTCCCGCCCAAGCAGTAGGGCGCGTGCGGGACGCGCACCCCGCCTCCGCGCCCGGTCATGCCCCGAACCCTGCCCGAACAGTGTCCTGATACGGCCCGAACAGTGTCCCGACACGGCGAAGGGACCTGCGCCCCCCTCCGAGCGCAGGTCCCTTCGCCGGTTCGCGGCGGCGCGTTACGCGTTACGCGTGCGCGCCGGCCTTGCGGCGACGGGCGGCGAACACCGCGCCCGCGCCCGCGACGACGGCGACCCCGCCGACCAGCCCGATCACCGGCAGCGCCGAGTCGGAGCCGGTCGAGGCGAGGGTGCCGCTGATCGGCTTGGCGCCACCCTGGGCCTGGACGCCGTCGGTGGGCTTGTCGCCGTTCGGCTTGGCGTCGCCGGCGCCGTCGGCGTGGCCGCCCGCGGCGACGATCTCGACGTCGTAGAAGTCACCGTTGCCGTAGCAGGTGGAGGCCTGGCCGGCGTAGACGGCCTCGCTCAGCGCGAACGACGAGCCCGCCGGCGCGGCCGCCTCGACCTTCACCCGCAGGTCGAGGGATGCCGAGGAGTTCTTCTCCAGGGAGTCCAGCAGCGCCACGAAGGAGCCGGAGACGATCTTCTTGCCGTGCCCGTCCTCGTAGGAGTCCTGGTAGCCGCTGGTCCACTTGCCGTCTTCCTTGACCTGGATGACGGCGAGACCCTCGGACAGCAGGGTGTCGGTCTCCTCGCCGTACTCCATGAACGCGTCGATGTACACGTTCTTCAGGTCCTTGGCGGAGTCGTTGTCGACGACGAACTCGAAGTCGTGCCAGCCCGAACCGGCCACGATCTTGCTGGGCAGCCCCTTGATCTGGGCGGTGAGCTTCTCGTCCAGCTCGAAGGACTCGCAGTCCGTGTACGGGTCGAACGGGTCGGTGCTCGCGCTCGCCGACGCGCTCGCGGAGGACGACCCCGAGGCGGACGCGGACGAGGAGGCGGACGAGGAGGCGGAGCCGCTCGGGCTGCCGCTGGGCGAGCCGGTCGCCTGCGAGTCGTCCGAGCCGGCCGAGGAGGAGGCCGACGTGTCGTCGGTCGGCGTGCCGGAGGCGCTCTCGCCGTCCGACTCCGAGGGGCTGGACGAGGTGCTCTCCGACGCGGACGCGCTCGCGGAGGACGTCTGGTCGTCCTCGGCGAAGGCGGCCGGGGCGGACAGCAGTGCCAGCGGGGCGACGACGGCGGTCGCCGCGAGGGCGACCATCGTGCGGCGAAGCTTCATGAAGACCTCGGCGTATCAGGTGGGGAGGCCTTCCGCCATGGGGGTCGGGAGGGGCCTGGTTACGCTGGGTGTGACCGGCGACCGCTGTGAACAGTTGTGCTGATTCACAGGATCTTTATATGGCGCGCGTCACATGGTCTGCCCGCGACCGCGACCGCGACCGCGGTCCGTGGGCGGTGTCCGTGTGCGCGGTCCGTGGGCGCTCGGCCGGACAGGACGACTCGGCCGGACATGACGAAGGGCCCCGCGGGACGGATCCGCAGGGCCCTTCTTTATCGTCAGCACCGGCGTCAGGGCAGCGCCGGTGCCTGGGAGCGGCGCCGGGGGGTTGCGCCGCTGGTCTGGACCTCTGGTGGTGAAAGCGGGGGCTGCGTGTGGGGCTGTGGGGGCTGCGGGGGGAGGGCGACGTCATGAAATCGCCGTCCGAGGAATGACCTGAGGTCTTTCGGGGGCTTTCTACGCATCGTGCTGGATGAGCGCGGCCCCCGCAACCGTTTGACCCGGCCCTTGTGCATTTTTGCATTTTCCGCCGGTCGGTCCCGGGCGTCCCCGGGACCGGCCGTTCTCTCGGCGACCGGGCTGCTGTCCCCTGCCGTCCGGTCGCCTTCGGAGCGAGGTCCCACGACGCACGGCACGATCCGTGCGTCTCATCGCCCCAGCGAGCCACGCGTGGTTCTTCCGGACCCGCCCCTGGCTGGAGCGGACACCGGTACCAACGACGCCGCCGGCCCGGCGGTCACGCGCCGTACGGGTGAGACGGCGGCCGAACTGACGCCCGACGCCCCGACCGTTCCCGACGCCCCACTCGCCCCCCGCGGGTCACAGCCGTCCCCGGCGGGTCACACCCTCCCCCGGCACAGCTCGAGCAGCGTCATCGCGAGGGCGGTGCCGGG encodes:
- a CDS encoding LPXTG cell wall anchor domain-containing protein, with protein sequence MKLRRTMVALAATAVVAPLALLSAPAAFAEDDQTSSASASASESTSSSPSESDGESASGTPTDDTSASSSAGSDDSQATGSPSGSPSGSASSSASSSASASGSSSASASASASTDPFDPYTDCESFELDEKLTAQIKGLPSKIVAGSGWHDFEFVVDNDSAKDLKNVYIDAFMEYGEETDTLLSEGLAVIQVKEDGKWTSGYQDSYEDGHGKKIVSGSFVALLDSLEKNSSASLDLRVKVEAAAPAGSSFALSEAVYAGQASTCYGNGDFYDVEIVAAGGHADGAGDAKPNGDKPTDGVQAQGGAKPISGTLASTGSDSALPVIGLVGGVAVVAGAGAVFAARRRKAGAHA